In Lolium rigidum isolate FL_2022 chromosome 7, APGP_CSIRO_Lrig_0.1, whole genome shotgun sequence, the DNA window gggtctaattctctgtaggtaactcagaaaattatgccaatttacgtgagtgatcctcagatatgtacgcaactttcattcaatttgggcattttcatttgagcaagtctggtgcccttttaaaattcgtctttacggatctgttctgttttgacagattctgccttttatttcgcattgcttctttcgctgtgttgggtggatttctttgttccattaccttccaagtagctttgagcaatgtccagaagtgttaagaatgattgtgtcacctctgaacatgtgagtttttgattatgcactaaccctctaatgagtttgtttcgagtttggtgtggaggaagttttcaagggtcaagagaggaggatgatatactatgatcaaggagagtgaaaactctaagcttggggatgccccggtggttcaccctcgcatattctaagaagactcaagctgtctaagcttggggatgcccaaggcatccccttcttcatcgacaaattatcgtgttccttctcttgaaactatatttttattcggccacatcttatgtactttacttggagcgtctgtgtgcttttgtttttgtttttgtttgaataaatgcttgtgtgggagagagacacgctccgctggttcatatgaacacatgtgttcttagcttttaattttcatggcgaagtttcttcttcgttaatttgttatatggttggaattggaaaatgatacatgtagtaaattgctataatgtcttggataatgtgatacttggcaattgttgtgctcatgtttaagctcttgcatcatatactttgcacccattaatgaagaaatacttagagcttgctaatttggtttgcatatttggtttctctagagtctagataacatctagtattgagttttgaacaacaaggaagacggtatggagtcttataatgtttacaatatgtcttttatgtgagttttgctgcaccgttcatccttgtgtttgtttcaaataaccttgctagcctaaaccttgtatcgagagggaatacttctcatgcatccaaaatacttgagccaaccactatgccatttgtgtccaccatacctacctactacatggtatttatccgccattccaaagtaaattgcttgagtgctacctttaaaattccatcattcacctttgcaatatatagctcatggaacaaatagcttaaaaactattgtggtattgaatatgtacttatgcactttatctcttattaagttgcttgttgtgcgataaccatgcttctggggacgccatcaactgttctttgttgaatatcatgtgagttgctatgcatgtccgtcttgtctgaagtaagagagatctaccacctttatggttggagcatgcatattgttagagaagaactttgggccgctaactaaagccatgatccatggtggaagtttcagtttggacatatatcctcaatctcatatgagaataataattgttgccacatgcttatgcattaaagaggagtccattatctcgttgtccatgttgtcccggtatggatgtctaagttgagaataatcaaaagcgagaaatccaaaatgcgagctttctccttagacctttgtacaggcggcatggaagtaccccattgtgacacttggttaaaacatgtgcattgcaaagatccggtagtccaagctaattaggacaaggtgcgggcactattagtatactatgcatgagacttgcaacttgtaagatataatttacataactcatatgctttattactaccgttgacaaaattgtttcatgttttcaaaataaaagctctagcacaaatatagcaatcgatgctttcctctttgaaggaccattctttttacttttatgttgagtcagctcacctatctctctccacctcaagaagcaaacacttgtgtgaactgtgcattgattcctacatacttgcatattgcacttgttatattactctatgttgacaaactatcattgagatatacatgttacaagttgaaagcaattgctgaaactttatcttccattgtgttgcttcaatatctttactttaaattattgctttatgagttaacccttatgcaagacttattgatgcctgtcttgaagtactattcatgaaaagtctttgctttatgattcacttgtttactcatgacattaccattgttttgatcgctgcattcactacatatgtttacaaatagtatgatcaaagttatgatggcatatcacttcagaaattatctttgttatcgttttacctgctcgggacgagcagaactaagcttggggatgcttgatacgtctccgacgtatcgataatttcttatgttctatgccatattattgatgatacctacatgttttatgcacactttatgtcatattcgtgcattttctggaactaacctattaacaagatgccgaagtgccacttgctgttttctgctgtttttggtttcagaaatcctagtaacgaaatattctcggaatcggacgaaatcaagacccaggttcctattttcaccggaagcatccagaacacccgggaaggaccagaggcggggcactgggccccagaccataggccggcgtggcccaggccctagccgcgccgccatatggtgtggccaccccttcgaccctcctacgccgcctcttcgcttatataaagcctctgtcgcgaaaaccctgatgcgaagaaccacgatacggaaaaccttccgagccgccgccatcgcgaagccaagatctgggggacatgagtctctgttccggcaccctgccggagcggggaagtgcccccggaaggcttctccatcgacaccgctgccatctccaccgccatcttcatcaccgctgctgctcccatgaagagggagtaattctccatcgaggctcggggctgtaccggtagctatgtggttcatctctctcctatgtgcttcaatacaataatctcatgagctgccttacatgattgagattcatatgatgatgcttgtaatctagatgtcactatgctagtcaagtgagttttacttatgtgatctccggagactccttgtcccacgtgtgtaaaggtgacaagtgtgtgcaccgtgtgggtctcttaggctatatttcacagaatacttattcaccgttgaatggcatagtgaggtgcttatttatatctctttatgattgcaatatgttttgtatcacaatttatctatgtgctactctagtgatgtgttattaaagtagttttattcctcctgcacgtgtgtaaaggtgacaatgtgtgcaccgtgttagtacttgatttatgctatgatcatgatctcttgtagattgcgaagttaactattgctatgataatattgatgtgatctattcctcctacatatgcatgaaggtgacagtgtgcatgctatgttagtacttggtttagtcttttgatctatcttacactaaaggttactaaaatatgagcattattgtggagcttgttaactccggcattgagggttcgtgtaatcctacgcaatgtgttcatcatccaacaagagtgtagagtatgcatttatccgttcgttatgtgatcaatgttgagagtgtccactagtgaaagtctaatccctaggccttgttcctaaatatcgctatcgctgcttgtttactcgttttactcgcgttactactgctgcgttactactgcttgtttactgtcctgggcaaagcacttttctggtgccgttgctactacttattcataccacctgtatttcactatctcttcgccgaactagtgcacctattagatgtgttggggacacaagagacttcttgctttgtggttgcagggttgcatgagagggatatctttgacctcttccttcctgagatcgataaaccttgggtgatccacttaagggaaacttgctgctgttctacaaacctctgctcttggaggcccaacactgtctacaagaatagaagctcccgtagacatcaccgccccgcgccatggccgagctccgcGCCGCCCAGGCCATGCCCCGCCCCGCGCCATGGCGGAGCTCCGCGCCGTGCCCCGCCCCGCGACTCGGGCCGCCGCTGCCTCGCCACGACGGGCGCCCCGACGCCTGCCGCGAGCATGGACAGCCAGAAGCTGCCCCGTGCCGCGCCTCGCTGGCCGCACCTCGACGGACGCCGCCCCGTGCCGCCTCGCCATGGCCGCGTCGCGCCTCGGCACGCCCGCGCCAGCCTCACACGCGACGCCGTCCTGGCGGCGCTGCTGCTCTCGCTCGCGGAGCAGGGGCTCGCGCCGCGCCTCGCCACACAGTTGCGCAGGTGCCGTGGACTGCTCAGAAGGATGGTGTCCGGTTTGGGTCATGCGTGCGGTTGGGAAATAAAAATAGGGACGGACGTCTGTGCACGTCCGCGTGTCCGCGggaccagtggcggagccagaacttAAAGCCTGTGTTGTCATTTGGAATCTGTGATGTCAAATACATGTACGTTTTAATTATTTTAGATATTTTTTACAAGATTAATACGAAAATACAAAGAACTTGGCACAAAGCTGTGTGGTCAAAAGACCACACAGGTCTCaatgtggctccgccactgcgcgGGACGACCCAAACGGATAAAATACACTGTCCGTTTGGGTCatagcgttggagatgccctcatacTATCATGGATGTCTCCTCCACAACAGCGATGGTTGTAACCTGATCGAGTGCTTCAACGACAGCTGACATGGCTGGTCTTCTCTTGGGATTGGCACGGAGGCACTTGTACGCTAGCAAGGCCACCTTCTGTGTCGCCGCCACCGGGTAGACGCCTTTCAGTGCCCTGTCCATGATTCGTGCTAGCCTGCGGGGATCCTTGAGACATGGCCTCGCGTAATCCACCGAGTGCCGTTTCTTGGCGGGTCTGGTTAAGTCAAAAGACGTTTTGCCGGTTATCAGAATCTCCAGCATCACCACCCCGAAACTGTATACAACGCTCTTCATGGTGAGGTGGCCCAAGATGATGTACTCTGGCGCACAACCACGCATGCTTCTTCCCACGCGAGTGGTGACTTCTGTGCCATCGAGGGATCTCGTATTGACCCTTAGGTCTGAGAGCGAGATCTTGACATCGTTATTCTGGAGAAGGAGGACAAACTATCAGTTGGTTGGGTCAGAATTGATGCTACAAGTCTACTCTCAATTGCATAGTGAAAAAGAGTGGCCAATCATGGAAAGTTATGGATTTTTTTTGATATGTTGGTTTCTTGGGAGAATGCCTGTGTTTTTAGAAATTAGTTTTCTACATCAACCATGCTTGTGCCAAAAATTGAAAAGGATGCGTCATTGTGGTGCCTCGACATAGCAAAACGTTGAGTAATATAATGCCACGAGAGGAAGATTTTGTTTTATTTCAGTCTTAGCCGTTATCGGCAAGACTTTGTTTGTAAGACCTCTTTAAACTTCTTTTTAATCAATGAAAGTGACAAGTTTATTATGCTGTTAAAAAAAGCCTTGCTTAAAAGAAGAAAACAGAAACATGCAGAATGTTCACCGAGTCAAGTAGGATATTGGAGGCATTGAATTGGCTGCAGACCAATGGCTTTTCTTCTCCGTGGACGGACGCCAGCCCTTTCGCGGTAGCTAACACGATGCTTAGTCTGGTTGACCACGGCAGCACTGAACGAATAGCTGGAACACATCAAGGAAATTATCATCAGCAAAAATTATAAATTATGTAACGTCACGGAGGGTGCTGAAACTTAGCTGCCAATGCTCCATTCGATTCATTTTCATTAACTCGGATTTAGTGTGCACCCTTATACAGTAAGTCAATTAATAAAAGAAAGAGGAGAGACTATATTTTGAATGCGCAAGTCTGAATGTGCATAACTTCAAAAGCTCGTCTCCCACCGCAAACTTATTCTTTTTGTACATATAATGCCATCTCTTCGATCAGATTGTAATGGCAGTAGCCCCGATTTCACGGGTTTCGATACCCCAGCAATGTGCAAGAACATCCTCGAAAACGTCCGATGTGACTTCACCTGAAAGTGCATCTGGAACCGCTCCCAATGCTGATTTAGATGCTGTAGGAACGAACAAAGATTGTGGTGCTGAAAACAAACGGACAACAAGATCTGTCCTCTATTGGCGTTTGAGAGCTCATTGCTATCTCGCCGGAGGGATGGGGATATAGACTCTGACCCAGATCTCGCTATAGCCGCCAACGGATCAATTCATTAAGGTCACACCCAGGCAGGGAAGAATTCTCAATTACTTCATTGAGTTTAGGAAGACCGACAGAGTCAAACACGTTAATCAGGGAGCTTTCGTGCATACGTACGTTTGGAGAGGTAGTTGTCCAAGCTGCCATGGCCCATGAACTCGTACACGAGGAGCCTCTGGTTCCCGTGGTAGCAGTAACCGATCATCTTCACCAGGCTCGGATGCCGGTGCTGCAGTTGCGCCACCAACATCGCCTCCTTCTGATCATTGCGGAGGAGGTTGATGATCAGCTCGCCGGACAAATTGAAAATGAAATTGAGGGCTGGGAAGCGCGTACCAGCAGTTCCTCGACGTAGTCGTCGGCCAACCCCCGCTTGACGGCGACGGCCTGCGCCACGAGCCCCGGCCTGACGCCGTCCTCCAGGGAGCCCATGTATACAGCGCCGAACCCGCCCTCCCCGATTATGTTGCGGGAAGCGAAGCCGCCGGTCGCCGCTCTCAGCTCCGCGTAGGTGAACGCGTGCAGGTCAGAGCCGGACGCCACCGGCGACGACAAGCGGTCCTTGTCAGCGACGAACGGCGCCTGCTGCCCGGCCGGTTCGTGGCTCGCCCGGACCTCATCTCCTGCCGCCCTGGTCGCACCGAGGCAGCTATCCAGGAGCGacctccacgacgacgacgacgacgactccctgggATCATACCCCATAGCCGGCGCGGCACGCACACAGCTAACATGCAAAGGTCCTCAGCTGCTCAGCATATATAATTGCACCCGCCGACCACTCGAGGAAATTAAGATCAAGTGTTTCAAAAAAATCATTGGTCAAagtccaccttttttttttgctggGGTGTCAAAGTCTATATTTGATCTCTAAGCTCACAATAATTTGGTTTTCAAGTGTCTAATACCATCgacatttttttttctcttcgtGTGTCGAACTTGGTTTTGCTGATGTGCAATCAGCAAAAAATAAATCCTTTACAGATGTTCAGAACAATAAACTTACCAAATAGTAAGTATAAATTCCGGTTAAGTTTGTAAGTTGAAAGATACATAACATTCAGAAATGTTTAGAAATCATAAAAATTTGGAAGATCTCAATAGGTTAGTTTATTTGTATTTCTTTGAATTTTGAAATCACCACAAGTCCCTTGAACATTTCACATGATCTTCCAAATATCTTGACAATTACCCGTCAACCCCATATTTATTTCTATTCCTCGGTATTTTTGTATTGTAGAATTTTGATTCTTGTTTCCTACACGTTTTTATGTTGAAGTTATTTTCCACCATTTCTACATTCTTAGGTTACATGAATTTAAACTTCAAATTTATTTTTTATCTCTTGCCCCTCAATATATATCATTCCTATTTTTTTTATTGTGCCAACATATGTACCATAGGTAAAATGTCACCACTTCCCGAACTCTACAAGAAACCAAAATACATAAATTTTTAGAAAACTATTATGATGCCTCAGAAGAATTTCGCAAGAATTTAAGGACACAGAAGATGCATGAAAGGCACAAAAGAAAAGGTCCATAAGTCTAACCTTTAATACAAATTTTTATTTATATGGAATAAAGGTATCGCTTAAGAATGTAATTGATAGTAATTTTGACGATCTCATCTGATCCGAAAAACCACCATAGAAAAATGTTTTGACAAATTATGGATTGAAATATTTCAAATACGGTAAGAACATTCTTTAACACATAGACacccagaaattcaattcggctcccgggtgcgtacgctccctctaccaacaaaacatatttcgaagtgtggaaaaattttgataaaaaaatctacatgtacatctccataatatatgtgtgtgcgtcaagtttcacgaaaaaataatattttttgtggcctatgtaaaaaagaaaaaaacttatcctgtgaaaacattgttttcagcactgaattttgtctttttcacacacgtcacatgataaatttattttttatgaaacgactttgtgagcgtgtagcacgtgaagatgtacgtgcgaattttttgtttcaatttttctgaaattaaaaatatgtgtaacatgcgtttcaaaatatagggagcatatgctcccatgttctaaAACATCACTCCCGAGTCACCCAAATAATGATGGTTTGAAAaggatacacaaataaaataaaataaaatagtgcCCATGATATATTCAAGCAATGTCGTTGATAGATGTTACATGAAGTTTAAAATCTAGCCtaagattagagcatctccactcgtccccccgacgaggcccccaggacggcgatttgtcatccggatggacgaaaacggcccagtcgcgcccccggttcctcgttttcgtccggattaggcctttcatccgtccggggagcccaggccatccccggccccccggggagcgctcggggactccggatgagggAAAATCGCGGGAAATGTTTGGTGGCCCCGACCTATCGACGACAATGGCATGCcgttctacggcaatacccttgtcttcccgatctacggcaagacCATCGTCGAACGAAAGATTTGAACTCTCAACATAGTCAAATTATATATAGTTCGAATAAACATAATTATATAtagttcgaataaacataaaaattacatataaaaacttaaaaacaaacttaaactactacttcttcctagatggccccgcctcatcgtcgtggcggcgacgcttccggctcgtcacctcctcgccgGAGGAAGGTGAGTCTTTAGCGTCCTTCGCCtctgcgtcctcctcctcctccgcctgctcctcggcctcctcgtcggcctcctcctcggccggctcctcggccggctcctcgggctgctcctcggccggctccacggccggctccacggcctgctcctcggcctcttcgtcctcctcctcgtcgtcatcccaatCGTCCTGGACggcgggggggaatcgtcgctgctggacgatgcagctcgatcccaccaatggcgccatcctggcggcttcccctcgctgtcggtgtccgatggccaagaccagtcgctcatggttgacgagaagatggaggagagaatagatgaatggcgtcggccgttcgaaaccgtatatgtagttctctcgacgaagagagcggcggttgctcttcctcggagttcatgctccattacggcggttgtcGCTTCGAGgcgacttcgaccgttcccgacgaggcgtttgggctctccagaccacttcgcggatcattacggcggttcaaagcgacgagggcactccgacggttgcccttcccggcgacaccgtcgctatgcacgcggtgggtgaaggcgaccatgggctcgccactgggaaaatgggcctccccaggccaaaaaatacatccatccggcgctaaatagcgccggatttcggcctggggagccccaacggctggggatgctcttagggcCTCGCGTTCGCACGACCCTAACAGATGTCCTCCGCGACACTGACATTGGTAAGTAACTTGAGCTCCTGGACGACGCTCGACATGTCTGGCCTTTCCATGGGTTTGATTTGGAGGCAGTTACACGTGAGCAAGGCCACCTTCTGTGCCACTTCCACCGGGTAGATGCCCTTTAGCGCCAGGTCCATGATCTGTGCCAACACCATCCCAAAGTTTTACACGTCGATCTTTGTTGTGAGCTTCGTTGTGAGAGGGGGGAACATGAATTTCTCTGGTGTCATGCATCTCCGAACCCCAATAATGGGCAAACTCCCAAGATCGCAATAGTAGTTGTCTCTTTCATCTCTGACAAGCTTCAGGTCTAAGAGTTTTGCATTGTTATCCTGGACAGGAGGAAACCATGGAGGCAACCATTAGCAAGTACGGTTAAGTGATATTGGTTGACATAGTTTCTTTTTGACAGGAAATAGTTGATGGTGTGTAATGGAATTAAGGTGATCTAGGATGGTCGATCGATCACCGAATCGAGTAGTATGTTGGAGGCTTTGAAGTCGCCGTAGATCAAGGGCTTCTTTTCGCCATGGAGGGATGCCAACGCTTTTGCAGTAGCTAGCGCAATACTTAGTCTAGTTGACCACGGCATCATGGAATGAGTACCTGAATGGTTCACACGACAGAAACTCGTTAATCTTTCACCTGATATTGTAGTCTAGTTTAATCATTTTTAGTAGATCATAGTATTGCTTAATCTTCTTGTGCACACATCACACAAGAAATTGTTCTTGCATGTTGTATCACAGTGCAAGTGTGCAACTAACGTTAGATAAGCCGTCGCCATGATTTCATTTATTCGAATCAGCTTGATATATGAATGGATTATTAGTACAATTGCCCATTACAGGGgaataaaataaaaattcaattagtaGGAGGCTTGATGTTGTCGACCATGCCAAGTCACATCAGATTTTTTGCATGCATAAAATGCCTAATACTTACTATAAAGTTACCATACACTGGCTCACCATGGTCAGTCTTAAACCAACTTTTTCCTGTTGCACTTTTAAAATGAAGCGACTTTGAGTTTGCACTTATTCCTTACTTGGCACGTAGGTATATTGACGAAATTTCCTATATTATGGTACCCAAAAAAATGTTATCTTCAGCACTTGGACAAGATCCAAATTAGATTTGAATGGGATTAAAACTCGTCAGAAAAGCGATATTTTCTGATATTGCTGTGTACTACAGatgtttccgtttgttctgaaaatttcccGTTAACAAATTGTTAGACAATACGGAGCGAGAGCGACTAGCTAGCAACTAATTCCACGGAGTAGTTGACATGAAAGAACTAGTTATATATGGTGTTGCATACGTACATTTGGAGAGGTAGTTGTCCAAGCTGCCATGGGCCATGAACTCGTACACGACACGAGGAGCCTGTTCCGCCGCTCGTAGCAGTAGCCGATCATCTTCACCAGACAAGGATGC includes these proteins:
- the LOC124672928 gene encoding serine/threonine-protein kinase RIPK-like: MGYDPRESSSSSSWRSLLDSCLGATRAAGDEVRASHEPAGQQAPFVADKDRLSSPVASGSDLHAFTYAELRAATGGFASRNIIGEGGFGAVYMGSLEDGVRPGLVAQAVAVKRGLADDYVEELLEAMLVAQLQHRHPSLVKMIGYCYHGNQRLLVYEFMGHGSLDNYLSKPIRSVLPWSTRLSIVLATAKGLASVHGEEKPLNNDVKISLSDLRVNTRSLDGTEVTTRVGRSMRGCAPEYIILGHLTMKSVVYSFGVVMLEILITGKTSFDLTRPAKKRHSVDYARPCLKDPRRLARIMDRALKGVYPVAATQKVALLAYKCLRANPKRRPAMSAVVEALDQVTTIAVVEETSMIV